One genomic window of Trichosurus vulpecula isolate mTriVul1 chromosome X, mTriVul1.pri, whole genome shotgun sequence includes the following:
- the LOC118832655 gene encoding E3 ubiquitin-protein ligase DTX3L-like — protein sequence MDVQLTSPYPSLMATGSTLHSPLYRVLIRVSENYPRIERKLQKYFQNPWRSGGGKCKVKPGPREDTFWVEFYKRQAKEGVIARGDHIVAVSDTLHVNVYIEGNEDPGENNTLEISQLSSQAQALPKESPGEKNPDEGGAASSSNSFIQKIFLYVEAQLNFKLSKEQREKIISLCPNLKIEGGKDGPEKMIGDYEDIEKTYRFLSDTTLGNDQKEDFSHSASAREIKQIMPNYCDNPIFQANPKHMTEEESDLISVPSHLYEYFKYFFAETLDRIESKHQVRITSNLAYPTGNVCLDFETSKPEDRKAAQEAFIRAFQREIQNVTRHDVHFTDNKLALDVQKTLTDMFQNLHIKAEGKVLILWGSPQDILGAQRFIEANFSRKQPVEMTAPQNMMRNEIEVDTAHLHLLYQEIREIEKKYGTAVELMNIPQTQKTLIAFKPKDKGLDLSAQAYEDFVDVLQMLLPQIVKEVVILKPLEQNRNSWPEKTFFQDFERKHPNVNLECNVQELTLTGLPKYVAEARQYVKRYLSIDVPAQKRQGPPLSFGGNWNRDSRSPLDKLGDDFKTALPVSKGLSNYGDLGKEEDEEEEEEEEEEEEEAEEGEGEEEEDEEEEEEEGEEEEEEEEEEEEEEEEEEKEECVICMESIQHKEVLPKCKHAFCGPCIKEAMKHKPVCPVCQASYGIVKGNQPDGTMTTSYRTSSLPGYNSYGTIVIHYDMRGGIQTEDHPNPGKRYEGTRRVAYLPNNEEGRQVLNLLRRAFEQRLIFTVGQSRTSGVKDVITWNDIHHKTLQFGGPENFGYPDPNYLQRVKLELKAKGIE from the coding sequence ATGGATGTGCAACTCACGAGTCCCTACCCTTCCCTAATGGCGACTGGCAGTACTCTCCACAGCCCACTGTACCGGGTACTAATCCGAGTGTCTGAGAACTACCCTAGAATAGAGAGGAAGCTACAAAAGTATTTCCAGAACCCATGGAGATCCGGAGGAGGGAAATGCAAGGTCAAACCTGGTCCCCGTGAAGACACTTTCTGGGTAGAGTTTTATAAAAGACAAGCCAAGGAAGGTGTGATAGCAAGGGGAGATCACATTGTAGCAGTCAGTGATACATTACATGTGAATGTCTACATAGAAGGAAATGAAGACCCAGGAGAGAACAACACTTTGGAGATAAGCCAGCTTTCCTCTCAGGCTCAGGCACTCCCAAAGGAATCTCCAGGTGAGAAGAACCCAGATGAAGGAGGTGCTGCTAGCTCCTCTAATTCCTTCATTCAAAAGATATTTCTCTATGTGGAAGCCCAGCTGAACTTCAAGCTTTCCAAAGAGCAAAGGGAGAAAATTATCAGCCTCTGCCCAAATCTCAAAATAGAGGGAGGCAAGGATGGGCCTGAGAAAATGATTGGTGACTACGAAGACATTGAAAAAACTTATCGATTCTTAAGTGACACCACCCTGGGAAATGACCAGAAAGAAGATTTTTCCCACTCAGCCTCAGCAAGAGAAATCAAGCAAATTATGCCAAATTACTGTGACAATCCTATTTTTCAAGCAAACCCCAAACACATGACAGAAGAAGAGTCGGACCTCATCTCTGTTCCTTCACATTTGTatgaatatttcaaatatttctttgCTGAAACTCTGGACAGAATAGAAAGTAAGCATCAAGTACGTATCACAAGTAATTTGGCATATCCTACGGGCAATGTGTGTCTAGACTTCGAGACAAGTAAGCCAGAGGACAGGAAAGCGGCCCAAGAAGCTTTTATCAGAGCATTTCAGAGGGAAATCCAGAATGTGACCCGTCATGatgttcatttcacagataataaGCTGGCACTTGATGTCCAAAAAACACTGACTGACATGTTTCAAAACCTCCATATTAAAGCTGAAGGAAAAGTCTTAATCCTCTGGGGAAGTCCACAGGATATCTTAGGAGCTCAACGTTTCATTGAAGCAAACTTCTCTCGCAAACAACCTGTGGAAATGACGGCTCCCCAAAACATGATGAGAAATGAAATTGAGGTTGATACAGCTCACTTGCATCTTCTGTAccaagaaatcagagaaatagagaaaaaatatggCACTGCAGTGGAATTGATGAATATACCCCAAACTCAGAAAACCCTTATTGCATTTAAACCAAAAGACAAAGGCTTAGACCTCTCTGCACAAGCTTATGAAGATTTCGTTGATGTCCTTCAGATGCTCTTACCTCAGATTGTCAAAGAAGTAGTTATCCTGAAACCAttagaacaaaatagaaatagtTGGCCAGAAAAGACATTCTTTCAAGATTTTGAAAGAAAGCACCCCAATGTAAACTTGGAGTGCAATGTACAAGAACTGACACTGACTGGTTTGCCCAAGTACGTTGCAGAAGCAAGGCAATATGTTAAGAGATATCTTAGTATTGACGTTCCTGCCCAGAAGAGACAAGGGCCACCTCTCTCCTTTGGAGGGAATTGGAATAGAGACTCCAGATCCCCCTTGGACAAACTTGGTGATGATTTCAAGACAGCTTTACCTGTATCCAAGGGATTGTCTAACTATGGAGActtaggaaaagaggaagatgaagaggaggaggaggaggaggaagaagaagaagaggaggcagaggaaggagagggggaggaggaggaggatgaagaggaggaagaggaggaaggggaggaggaagaggaggaggaggaagaggaggaggaggaggaggaggaggaggagaaggaggagtgtgTTATCTGTATGGAAAGCATTCAACACAAAGAAGTCCTCCCAAAGTGCAAGCATGCATTCTGTGGCCCTTGTATCAAAGAGGCCATGAAACATAAGCCAGTGTGCCCTGTGTGCCAGGCTTCCTATGGTATCGTGAAAGGGAATCAGCCAGATGGAACAATGACAACCTCTTACAGAACATCTTCACTTCCGGGTTATAATTCCTATGGCACTATTGTGATTCATTATGACATGCGGGGAGGCATACAGACAGAAGATCATCCCAACCCAGGAAAGCGCTATGAAGGAACAAGACGGGTGGCATACTTGCCAAATAATGAAGAAGGACGGCAGGTTTTGAATCTCCTCCGAAGAGCTTTTGAACAAAGGCTGATTTTCACAGTAGGACAGTCTCGAACATCAGGAGTCAAGGATGTGATCACTTGGAATGATATTCACCACAAAACTCTCCAATTCGGCGGGCCAGAAAACTTTGGTTACCCTGATCCCAACTATCTACAGCGAGTCAAGCTGGagctgaaggcaaaaggaattgAGTAA